The following DNA comes from Rhodopseudomonas boonkerdii.
ACGACGTGCAGAAGACAGCCAAGCAGGGTGCGGCTCAGGAATGGCGGCAGAAACAGCTTCCAGACTGATCCGGCAGGAGATGTGTCACGCGCGATCTCGGTCACGGGCGGAAGCGGTCCTTTTTTGGACGCTTCGGTTTCGATTGCGCGCAGAACCTGTTCGGCCTCTTCCGTAAGTCCATTCTCAGCCAGCCAGCGCGGAGATTCCGGCATGGACTTTCGCATCACCCAGATGACCATCGCGAGAACACCCACGATGCCGAACATATATCGCCATCCGAAAGTGGGAATGACCCACAGGCCAATGATCGATGACGCAAAGAGCGCGAAGTTGGTGATGACGGCGAGCAGTCCGATCCATCGCCCCCGAGAGGATGCCGGGACGAATTCCGTCAATGTTGCGTAGCCAACGACGATCTCGGCTCCCAACCCAATGCCGATCACGAAGCGGCATGCGATGAGCCACGTCATGTTCGGCGCAAACGCGGCCACCAGCGAGGCAAGTCCGAAGATCGCAAGATTGATTTGATAGGTGAATCGCCGCCCGTATCGGTCGCCCAGGATGCCCGCAAACCACGCACCGATCGTCATGCCGACGAATGTCGCAGAAACGAATGTGGCGTTTAGTTCGAGGGTAGACCATCCCTCCTTCAGGACCGCGCCGAGGACACCACCGGCGAGGTAGATGTCGAAAGCATCGAGGAACATGCCTGCCCCAATGAGCGCCAAGATGCGCCAGTGGAATGAGCAAATCGGCAAGCGATCAAGACGCGCGCCTGCGTTCAAATTGGTGGTGTTTGGAGTTATCCCCGCAGTCTGCATTTCCCGTCCCTGACATTGTTGTCGGTTTGGGCGCAGTCTCCACTCGGGGGGCGTGAAAGCTAATGGATATCCGGAATTCCGTCATTCGCCTGACCGATGAGGCGTTTCGTCGCAGCTCATAGCAAGGTTACACATCCCGCGACGACGCCACCCATGACGTCCACGGGTGGCGTTGCGGATTTGCTGTTGGCGGAAGATGCGCGGCGCGACGGGACTTAGTTCAACCGCATGATGAAAGGGTTTGCAGGCCTTTCGCTCGCGTTGTTGATCCACGTCGTTTTGACCTGCATGTAGCTCTTGATCATGTCTTGGCCGCTCTCACGTCCGAGACCGCTGTCCTTCACTCCGCCGAAGGGAGCCATAAAGCTCAGTGCGCGGTAAGTGTTGATCCAGACCGTGCCCGATTGAAGTCCTTTTGACATACGGAACGCGCGAGGCATGTCCTTGGTCCAAACACCGGCGGCAAGTCCGTAATTCGAGTTGTTGGCAATCCGCAGAGCATCCGCTTCGTCATCAAACGGGATAACCGCCAGCACCGGTCCGAAGATTTCGCGCTGAGCAAGCTGCGAGGCGTTATCCACGTCTCGGAAGATGGTCGGTTGGACGAACAGACCGCCAGTTGCGTACTTGATGGGCTCGCCGCCGAACGCAACGACTGCCCCTTCCTTCTTCGCGTCCGCAATGCAGGAGATCACCTTCTGATAGTGTGGCAGATTGGCAAGAGGGCCCATCTGCGTTTCCGGATCGAGCGGGTCGCCGATCTTCACGCCCTCCGCCAGTTCACGAATCTTCGACAAGAACAGGTCGTAGACCGAGCGCTGGAGAAGCAGACGCGATCCTGCGATACATGTCTGGCCCGCCGCCGCGAAGATCCCGGAAGCAACGCCTGCCGCCGCCGCATCCAGGTCTGCATCCTCGAACACGATATTGGGCGACTTCCCGCCAAGCTCCAGCGTTACGTGCTTGAGATCACCGGCGGCGGCCTTGTTGATGGCTTTACCAGCGGCGTCCGAGCCGGTGAAGGCGATTTTCGCCACGTCTGGGTGGGCGACCAGTGGAGCGCCGACACCCTGCCCGGTGCCGCAGACCACGTTCACGACGCCCGCTGGAAAACCCGCTTCTTCAAATAGCTCCGCAAATGCAATCGTGGACGCACTCGCATATTCCGAGGGCTTGATCACGAACGTATTTCCAGCCGCGAGACCGGGGGCGAGCTTCCAGGCGAGAAGAAGCAGCGGAGAATTCCAGGCGGTGATTGCGGCGATAACCCCCAACGGCTCCCAGGTTGTAAAGACGAAATGGTCGGACTTGTCGATCGGAAGGACGCCGCCCTCAACTTTGTCGGCCAATCCGCCATAGTAGTAAAACCATTGAGGAATAGTCTTCAGCTGAACCAACATCTCATTGATGAGCTTGCCGTTATCTCGCACCTCAAGCTCTGCCAGCCGTTCAGCATTGGCTGAGATCAGGTCTCCGGCGCGGCGAAGCATAGCGCCCCGCGCCGTCGCCGAAATGCCTGCCCATTGCGACGATCCGAATGCGGTCCTAGCGGCCGCCACGGCGGCATTGACGTCGGATTGATCGCTATCCGGAATCTCGCACCAATTTTCATTGCGATACGGGTCGAGGCTGGGCATCCATTTCCCAGAAGCCGCCGGCCGCAATTTCCCATCGATCAGATTTTCAAAACGTTGCACTGTTGTCCTCCTGGGATTTTCGACCGTCCAAATCCCGACATCTCAAGGACGGCGGGCCTTCGCACCGAGTTGTCGTAATCGCCAGCTCTTCACCAACAAAACTTTGATATGGCGCCATTCACTGCCTTTATAAGGGTAAGCTTGAACGCGGCTAATGAGGATTGAGAGCGTCCGCAAGCCGAGTATCTCGGAGAAAGCGCCATTGGGCAGCGGTCCGCCTCATACCAGCGGCCATGTGGACACACTGCAGCGGCGCTTGCGCTGCGGCGCGGTGGCATCTCCATTCTCTGCGGCGTTAGGCTCTGTTTTGCCGTGCTGAAAAGCTTTTGTGGTGAGCGGCCGGGTCATCGTGGACGGGATTGAGGCCGTCTTATCGCCCCGATGGATCATTGCGAAAAATATGCGCTCGGCGATCGCCCCAGCGACCGGCGAAACATGGCGGAAAATGCGCTTGGGCTGTCGTAACCGCAATCCAGCGCCACGTTGAGGATCGACTGCCCTTCGGCGAGCAGGACGAGGGCATGCAGCAATCTTGCCTGCTGTTGCCAACGGGCAAAGCTCATTCCGGTCTGCTTCTTGAAAAGCCGCATGAAACTCGACCGGCTCATATGCGCCACCGTTGCGGCCGCGGCGAGCGAGATAGAATGCACTGGTGCATGCCGGATCGTCTCGCACAACTGCACGAGGGCGCGGTGCTCCGGCCACGGCAGGCCGAGCGGTTCGGTCGGGACGAAGGACAGTTCAAGAAGCAGCAGTCGGGTCAGCGCCTGTCTGAATTCCGGCCCTTTCGCAGATCTCGGGAGATCGGCCAGCCGCAGAATGAGCTCGCGCAGAAGCGGACTGACGGCGACCACGGCGCACGTGGCAGGCAGGTGTGGCAATCCCGCCGGATCGATCAGCAACGCGCGAAACTGCACAGTTGCGTGGCTATGGGTCTGGTGCGCGATACCCGGCGGCACCCAGACGGCGCGGCTCGGCGGGACGACCCAAGTTCCCTCTGCCGTCGTAACCGCGACGACGCCGCCGATCGCATAGACGAGCTGCGCCTCGGCGTGCTGGTGCACGAAGCTGTCAAAACGATCCGCGTCTCGGCTGATGACGACGACCGGTCCATGCATCTGATTTGACCTTTTCGCGACGATCATTGCCACGCCCTCGCGAGAGTAGCGCATTCCTGCCAGCTATGGGAACCGCACTGCTTCTCGCCGTATCTCCCGTCAAGCGAACCCATGGCCGACAACGCCCTGCCAAATGCCACCCCGCGAATCTTTAGTTCTTTGCGACGACGACATTTG
Coding sequences within:
- a CDS encoding AraC family transcriptional regulator, producing MIVAKRSNQMHGPVVVISRDADRFDSFVHQHAEAQLVYAIGGVVAVTTAEGTWVVPPSRAVWVPPGIAHQTHSHATVQFRALLIDPAGLPHLPATCAVVAVSPLLRELILRLADLPRSAKGPEFRQALTRLLLLELSFVPTEPLGLPWPEHRALVQLCETIRHAPVHSISLAAAATVAHMSRSSFMRLFKKQTGMSFARWQQQARLLHALVLLAEGQSILNVALDCGYDSPSAFSAMFRRSLGRSPSAYFSQ
- a CDS encoding MFS transporter; protein product: MFLDAFDIYLAGGVLGAVLKEGWSTLELNATFVSATFVGMTIGAWFAGILGDRYGRRFTYQINLAIFGLASLVAAFAPNMTWLIACRFVIGIGLGAEIVVGYATLTEFVPASSRGRWIGLLAVITNFALFASSIIGLWVIPTFGWRYMFGIVGVLAMVIWVMRKSMPESPRWLAENGLTEEAEQVLRAIETEASKKGPLPPVTEIARDTSPAGSVWKLFLPPFLSRTLLGCLLHVVVGFSLYGFIGWLPTFLIKGGHSVVSSLEFTTLMSLGGPIGSFIGLLLADRIGRKASIIGSSLVAAALGFIYPFMGDGAGLIVVGFCLVSVIYVMLATGFAMHVPELFPTKYRLRGTAISATAGRIATAIVQFVVVAIFAWKGLFGVLATLAGILVFQAVIFLIFGFETKGRGLEDVGNVDADDRVTAQTTARVSA
- a CDS encoding aldehyde dehydrogenase, which codes for MQRFENLIDGKLRPAASGKWMPSLDPYRNENWCEIPDSDQSDVNAAVAAARTAFGSSQWAGISATARGAMLRRAGDLISANAERLAELEVRDNGKLINEMLVQLKTIPQWFYYYGGLADKVEGGVLPIDKSDHFVFTTWEPLGVIAAITAWNSPLLLLAWKLAPGLAAGNTFVIKPSEYASASTIAFAELFEEAGFPAGVVNVVCGTGQGVGAPLVAHPDVAKIAFTGSDAAGKAINKAAAGDLKHVTLELGGKSPNIVFEDADLDAAAAGVASGIFAAAGQTCIAGSRLLLQRSVYDLFLSKIRELAEGVKIGDPLDPETQMGPLANLPHYQKVISCIADAKKEGAVVAFGGEPIKYATGGLFVQPTIFRDVDNASQLAQREIFGPVLAVIPFDDEADALRIANNSNYGLAAGVWTKDMPRAFRMSKGLQSGTVWINTYRALSFMAPFGGVKDSGLGRESGQDMIKSYMQVKTTWINNASERPANPFIMRLN